A single region of the Streptomyces sp. NBC_00236 genome encodes:
- a CDS encoding TadA family conjugal transfer-associated ATPase codes for MTEALLDAVRQRLAQSGAAPTPAGVAAALRAQGRLLGDAEVLGVADELRGELIGSGVLEPLLADPAVTDVLVSAPDRVWVDRGRGLELTAVTFVDAAAVRRLAQRLAAVAGRRLDDARPWVDARLPDGTRMHAVLPPVSVGSTCLSLRVVRPKAFSLEDLVAAGTIPPGGDRVLRALVEARVSYLISGGTGAGKTTLLSSMLGVVGERERIVLAEDSAELRPDHPHVVRLESRPANQEGAGRVTLRDLVRQALRMRPDRLVVGEVRGAEVTELLAALNTGHEGGCGTVHANAAEHVPARLEALGTAAGLDRTALHSQLAAALSVVVHLVRDRTGLRRISEIHVLERDGAGLVVTVPALRRVAARFERERGWDRLRALIGDAR; via the coding sequence ATGACCGAGGCGTTGCTCGACGCGGTAAGGCAGCGGCTGGCGCAGAGCGGTGCGGCGCCGACTCCGGCGGGGGTGGCGGCTGCGCTGAGGGCGCAGGGGAGGCTGCTCGGGGATGCCGAGGTTCTGGGCGTGGCCGATGAGTTGCGCGGGGAGCTGATCGGGAGCGGTGTGCTGGAGCCGTTGCTCGCCGATCCGGCGGTCACGGATGTACTGGTGTCCGCGCCCGACCGGGTGTGGGTGGACCGGGGCCGCGGGCTCGAACTCACCGCGGTGACCTTCGTGGACGCGGCGGCGGTCCGCAGACTGGCGCAGCGGCTGGCGGCCGTCGCGGGGCGGCGTCTGGACGATGCCAGGCCCTGGGTGGATGCCCGGCTGCCGGACGGGACCCGGATGCATGCCGTGCTGCCGCCGGTCTCCGTCGGATCGACCTGCCTGTCGCTCCGGGTCGTCCGGCCGAAGGCCTTCTCACTGGAGGACCTGGTCGCGGCGGGGACGATCCCACCGGGCGGCGACCGAGTGTTGCGGGCTCTGGTGGAGGCCCGGGTCTCGTACCTGATCAGTGGCGGGACGGGGGCGGGGAAGACAACGCTCCTGTCGAGCATGCTCGGCGTGGTGGGGGAGCGGGAGCGCATCGTGCTCGCCGAGGACTCGGCCGAGCTCCGGCCGGACCATCCGCACGTGGTGCGCCTCGAATCGCGCCCTGCCAATCAGGAGGGTGCGGGGCGGGTGACCCTTCGGGATCTGGTGCGTCAGGCCCTTCGTATGCGTCCCGACAGGCTGGTCGTCGGAGAGGTGCGAGGTGCCGAGGTCACCGAGTTGCTGGCGGCCCTCAACACGGGGCACGAGGGCGGCTGCGGAACTGTTCACGCCAATGCCGCCGAGCATGTACCCGCCCGGCTGGAGGCGCTGGGGACCGCTGCGGGGCTGGACCGGACGGCGCTTCACAGTCAGCTGGCGGCGGCGTTGTCGGTGGTGGTCCATCTCGTGCGGGACCGGACCGGCCTGCGGAGGATCTCCGAGATCCACGTACTGGAACGCGATGGAGCGGGGCTGGTGGTGACCGTTCCGGCCTTGCGCCGGGTAGCCGCCCGTTTCGAGCGGGAGCGGGGCTGGGACCGGCTGCGGGCGCTGATCGGGGACGCACGGTGA
- a CDS encoding bifunctional SulP family inorganic anion transporter/carbonic anhydrase: protein MSACVPTRHDHSSRSSRPPRSSGVKRPHSPPPPHRGGRFRIAGADLSASITVFLLAIPMSLGLAVAMDAPLEAGLISAAVGGIVAGLLGGTPLQVSGPSAGLTVVTAELIQIYGWRTTCAITIGAGLLQIVLGSLRAARSALAVSPAIVHGTLAGIGVAIALAQLHIVLGGSPQSSAVSNALHLPAQLERAGPAAPLIGGLTIAVLVLWPRIPGRAGRKVRRVPAALASVAMATAVAALAAPSIARVDLPSWRSHALPEMPQGPLLGLATAVFTMMLVASLESLLAAVAVDKLAADRSREQSAGPAAGSEDIRTGEPAADAPDGSPAAAAPPVKRSDLDRELRAQGIANTISGLLGGLAVSGGAVRSSANVRAGATGRASTVLHGVWVLLATGFLVTALEWIPLAALGALVMVVGIQMVNFAHIRNVHRHREFLVYGATITGVLLFGVLKGVAIGIAVAVAVALHRLARTRITSSDHDGQHLVVVRGQLTFLAVPRLSRALGQLPQDADVVVELDGFFMDHAAYELIHDWSNAHAAHGGRVAFTGRSGGRIAEPASAAHSCCRPWTPWRNHHCHDGPEHVPVTATGSRAHPRMSTEPSMPTPAAAAVTAAAPATAPAPAPAVTTETKALSVHPTTETPEAAQPPARPDHHASDTGGTRPSPFPAPEALGHAEADAGPSLDHAGHFTPDHRSARPLPTGSQRLVSGLSSFQRNTAPLVREELARLAREGQRPSQLFITCADSRLVTSMITASGPGDLFTVRNIGNLVPPSDSETGDHSVGAAIEYAVDVLGVESITICGHSGCGAMNALLSTRPEGSETALWRWLRHGLPSLERMASRDRPWARISGRMPADAVEQLCLTNIVQQLDHLRAHPSVARRLTEGTLQLHGMYFHVAEAQSYLLTEGASAGNGLDEVFDPVSASPPSPSPSPSSSPFSGPLPAHASADPAELARTGA, encoded by the coding sequence ATGTCTGCCTGCGTCCCCACTCGTCATGACCACTCATCCCGCAGTTCGCGCCCTCCCCGATCCTCGGGAGTCAAGCGACCGCACAGCCCGCCACCGCCGCACCGCGGCGGACGATTCCGCATCGCGGGTGCCGACCTGTCCGCATCGATCACCGTCTTCCTGCTGGCCATCCCCATGTCGCTCGGCCTGGCCGTCGCCATGGACGCGCCACTGGAAGCGGGCCTCATCTCCGCCGCAGTCGGCGGCATCGTCGCCGGCCTGCTCGGCGGAACCCCTTTGCAGGTCTCCGGGCCGTCCGCCGGACTGACCGTGGTGACAGCCGAGTTGATCCAGATCTACGGCTGGCGCACCACCTGCGCGATCACCATCGGTGCAGGCCTTCTTCAGATCGTGCTGGGCTCACTGCGGGCCGCGCGCAGCGCACTGGCCGTCAGTCCCGCCATCGTCCACGGGACGCTCGCCGGCATCGGTGTGGCGATCGCGCTCGCCCAACTGCACATCGTGCTCGGCGGCTCGCCTCAGAGCTCAGCTGTCTCCAACGCCCTTCATCTGCCTGCCCAGTTGGAGCGGGCGGGCCCGGCGGCACCGTTGATCGGCGGGCTCACCATCGCCGTCCTGGTGCTCTGGCCTCGGATTCCGGGACGCGCCGGACGGAAGGTGCGGCGGGTCCCGGCAGCCTTGGCCTCGGTCGCCATGGCGACTGCGGTGGCCGCTCTCGCAGCCCCTTCGATCGCCCGGGTGGACCTGCCGTCCTGGCGCTCGCACGCCCTGCCGGAAATGCCTCAGGGACCGTTGCTCGGTCTCGCCACAGCCGTATTCACGATGATGCTGGTGGCCAGTCTGGAATCCCTGCTCGCCGCCGTCGCGGTGGACAAGCTGGCTGCGGACCGGAGCCGCGAGCAGTCGGCGGGGCCCGCCGCCGGAAGCGAAGACATCCGGACCGGCGAGCCGGCGGCCGATGCCCCGGACGGGTCCCCCGCCGCGGCCGCACCCCCGGTCAAACGCTCCGATCTCGATCGCGAACTCCGCGCGCAGGGCATCGCCAACACCATCTCCGGTCTGCTCGGCGGGCTGGCGGTCTCCGGTGGCGCGGTGCGCAGTTCGGCGAACGTACGGGCCGGAGCGACCGGGCGCGCCTCCACAGTGCTGCACGGCGTCTGGGTCCTGCTCGCCACCGGGTTCCTGGTCACCGCACTGGAATGGATCCCGCTGGCCGCCCTCGGTGCGCTCGTGATGGTGGTCGGCATCCAGATGGTGAACTTCGCACACATCCGCAACGTCCACAGGCACCGGGAATTCCTGGTGTACGGCGCGACAATCACCGGGGTGCTGCTCTTCGGCGTACTCAAGGGCGTGGCGATCGGGATCGCCGTGGCGGTGGCCGTCGCCCTGCACCGGCTGGCCCGGACACGGATTACGTCCTCCGACCACGATGGACAGCATCTGGTGGTCGTGCGAGGGCAGTTGACGTTCCTTGCGGTGCCCCGTCTCAGCAGAGCACTGGGCCAACTGCCGCAGGATGCGGACGTGGTCGTCGAGTTGGACGGCTTCTTCATGGATCACGCGGCGTACGAGCTGATCCATGACTGGAGCAACGCCCATGCCGCCCACGGCGGCCGGGTCGCCTTCACCGGCCGCTCCGGGGGCAGAATCGCCGAGCCGGCCTCTGCGGCACACTCCTGCTGCCGACCCTGGACGCCCTGGCGCAATCACCACTGCCACGACGGACCCGAGCACGTGCCCGTCACCGCTACGGGTAGCCGCGCACACCCCCGTATGAGCACGGAGCCGAGCATGCCGACGCCGGCAGCTGCGGCTGTGACTGCCGCTGCACCTGCGACTGCACCTGCACCTGCACCTGCGGTGACGACTGAGACCAAGGCCCTTTCCGTCCACCCCACGACCGAGACACCGGAAGCCGCGCAACCACCCGCGCGTCCGGATCACCACGCGTCGGACACGGGCGGGACGCGGCCCAGCCCCTTCCCCGCCCCGGAGGCACTCGGCCACGCAGAAGCAGACGCCGGCCCCTCACTGGATCACGCCGGTCACTTCACGCCCGATCATCGGTCCGCACGACCGCTGCCGACCGGCAGCCAGCGGCTGGTCAGCGGTCTCAGCTCGTTCCAGCGCAACACGGCGCCGCTGGTCCGCGAGGAGCTGGCGAGACTGGCCAGGGAGGGGCAACGCCCTTCTCAGTTGTTCATCACCTGCGCGGACTCCCGGCTCGTCACGAGCATGATCACGGCAAGCGGGCCCGGCGATCTGTTCACCGTCCGCAACATCGGCAATCTCGTCCCACCGTCCGACTCCGAGACCGGCGACCATTCGGTCGGTGCGGCCATCGAGTACGCGGTGGACGTGCTGGGGGTCGAGTCCATCACCATCTGCGGGCACTCCGGCTGCGGTGCGATGAACGCGCTGCTCAGCACCCGGCCGGAAGGTTCTGAGACCGCCCTCTGGCGCTGGCTCCGGCACGGGCTCCCCAGCCTGGAGCGCATGGCCTCGCGCGACCGGCCCTGGGCGCGGATCTCCGGCCGGATGCCCGCCGACGCGGTGGAGCAGCTCTGCCTCACCAACATCGTCCAGCAACTGGACCATCTACGGGCCCATCCGTCTGTGGCACGCCGCCTCACCGAGGGCACCCTCCAGCTCCACGGCATGTACTTCCACGTGGCCGAGGCACAGTCGTATCTGCTGACAGAGGGCGCCAGTGCCGGCAACGGGCTCGACGAGGTCTTCGACCCGGTCAGCGCGTCTCCTCCATCCCCGTCACCATCACCCTCCTCGTCGCCTTTCTCCGGCCCCTTGCCTGCGCATGCGTCAGCTGATCCGGCCGAGTTGGCGCGTACCGGCGCCTGA
- a CDS encoding ATP-binding protein, with translation MKIAFVGKGGSGKTTLSSLFIRHLAANEAHVVAVDADINQHLGAALGLDEQEAAALPAMGAQLPLIKEYLRGSNPRIASAETMIKTTPPGEGSRLLRVCEDNPVYDACARTVGLDDGDIRLMVTGPFTESDLGVACYHSKVGAVELCLNHLVDGPEEYVVVDMTAGSDSFASGMFTRFDMTFLVAEPTRKGVSVYRQYKEYAQDFGVALKVVGNKVQGEDDLEFLRAEVGEDLLVTVGHSDWVRAMEKGRPARFELLEADNRMALQALQNAAEDSYGQRDWERYTRQMVHFHLRNAESWGNEKTGADLAAQVDPAFVLDERLARAAAAQPA, from the coding sequence ATGAAGATCGCTTTCGTAGGGAAGGGCGGCAGCGGCAAGACCACGCTGTCCTCGCTCTTCATCCGCCACCTTGCCGCCAATGAAGCTCACGTCGTCGCGGTGGACGCCGACATCAACCAGCATCTCGGGGCCGCGCTGGGCCTCGACGAACAGGAAGCGGCGGCACTGCCCGCCATGGGAGCGCAGCTGCCACTGATCAAGGAGTACCTGCGGGGCAGCAATCCCCGCATCGCCTCCGCCGAGACGATGATCAAGACAACGCCGCCGGGCGAAGGATCCCGGCTGCTTCGGGTGTGCGAGGACAACCCCGTCTACGACGCCTGCGCCCGCACCGTCGGGCTCGATGACGGGGACATCCGGCTGATGGTCACGGGCCCGTTCACCGAATCGGACCTGGGGGTGGCCTGCTACCACTCAAAGGTCGGTGCGGTCGAGCTCTGTCTCAACCACCTCGTCGACGGCCCCGAAGAGTACGTGGTGGTCGACATGACCGCCGGTTCGGACTCCTTCGCCTCCGGAATGTTCACCCGGTTCGACATGACGTTCCTGGTCGCAGAACCGACCCGCAAGGGCGTCTCGGTCTACCGCCAGTACAAGGAGTACGCACAGGACTTCGGCGTCGCGCTGAAGGTGGTCGGGAACAAGGTGCAGGGAGAGGACGACCTGGAGTTCCTGCGTGCCGAGGTCGGCGAGGATCTGCTGGTCACCGTCGGCCATTCCGACTGGGTGCGGGCCATGGAAAAGGGTCGTCCCGCCCGCTTCGAGCTGCTGGAGGCGGACAACCGGATGGCCCTGCAGGCCCTGCAGAACGCGGCGGAGGACTCGTACGGGCAGCGCGACTGGGAGCGCTACACGCGGCAGATGGTGCACTTCCACCTGAGGAACGCGGAGAGCTGGGGCAACGAGAAGACGGGGGCCGACCTGGCGGCCCAGGTCGACCCCGCGTTCGTACTCGACGAGCGTTTGGCGCGGGCCGCGGCCGCGCAGCCCGCCTGA
- the ssd gene encoding septum site-determining protein Ssd yields MTEDVELLDDLLRLCAAAGAEPEVHHTMPDRRGGWEQAPMVLVGDDAAVRCRGAARRRGVMLVGRDQDAPDVWRRAVEIGAEYVLRLPDSENWLVDQIANAAEGIGRPALTVGVIGGRGGSGASTLACALAVTAARAGRRTMLIDGDPLGGGIDVLLGGERAEGMRWPDFAHSKGRVGGGALEESLPALHGLRVLSWGRDDWVVIPPQAMQAVMGAARRLGGVVVVDLPRRVDEAVAEALAQLDLGLLVVPGELRAVAAAKRVASMAGMVLEDLRVVARGPYASGLDDQWVAHAMGLPLVGELPLEPGLLAEQDMGEPPGGSPRGPLARFCTAFWDRALAGEAAGGQVVGGAS; encoded by the coding sequence GTGACCGAGGATGTGGAACTGCTCGACGATCTGCTGAGGCTGTGCGCAGCCGCCGGAGCGGAGCCCGAGGTCCATCACACGATGCCTGACCGCCGAGGGGGATGGGAGCAGGCCCCCATGGTCCTCGTGGGGGACGACGCGGCGGTTCGGTGCCGCGGGGCGGCCCGCAGGCGCGGAGTGATGCTCGTCGGCCGCGATCAGGATGCTCCCGACGTGTGGCGCAGGGCCGTGGAGATCGGGGCCGAGTACGTGCTGCGCCTGCCCGATTCGGAGAACTGGCTGGTCGATCAGATCGCCAACGCGGCTGAGGGGATCGGCCGGCCGGCGCTGACCGTCGGGGTGATCGGTGGCAGGGGTGGTTCCGGCGCGTCAACGCTGGCCTGTGCGCTGGCGGTGACTGCGGCGAGGGCCGGGCGGCGGACGATGCTGATCGACGGCGACCCCTTGGGCGGGGGCATTGATGTGCTGCTCGGCGGTGAGCGGGCCGAGGGAATGAGGTGGCCTGATTTCGCCCATTCCAAAGGGCGGGTCGGTGGCGGCGCGCTGGAGGAGTCGCTGCCCGCCCTGCACGGACTGCGGGTGCTCAGCTGGGGTCGTGACGACTGGGTGGTCATCCCGCCACAGGCCATGCAAGCGGTGATGGGCGCCGCGCGCCGGCTCGGCGGGGTGGTGGTCGTGGATCTGCCGCGGCGGGTCGACGAGGCCGTGGCCGAGGCCCTGGCGCAGCTGGACCTCGGGCTCCTCGTGGTGCCCGGGGAGCTGCGGGCGGTCGCTGCGGCGAAACGGGTGGCATCGATGGCCGGAATGGTTCTGGAGGACCTCCGCGTGGTGGCGCGAGGACCGTATGCCTCCGGGCTCGACGACCAGTGGGTGGCGCACGCCATGGGGTTGCCGCTCGTTGGTGAACTCCCCTTGGAACCGGGGCTGCTGGCCGAGCAGGACATGGGGGAGCCGCCCGGAGGAAGCCCCCGCGGGCCGCTGGCCAGGTTCTGTACGGCCTTCTGGGACCGAGCCCTTGCGGGCGAAGCGGCCGGTGGCCAGGTCGTTGGGGGTGCGTCATGA
- the acs gene encoding acetate--CoA ligase: protein MPRDTTDTLGLGDVVSNESLANLLREERRFAPPADLAANANVTAEAYEQAKADRLGFWAEQARRLTWATEPTETLDWSNPPFAKWFADGELNVAYNCVDRHVEAGNGDRVAIHFEGEPGDSRAITYAELKDEVSRAANALTELGVGKGDRVAVYLPMIPEAAVAMLACARIGAAHSVVFGGFSADAIAARIQDADAKVVITSDGGYRRGKPSALKPAVDDAVSRIESVEHVLVVRRTGQDTAWNEGRDVWWHEITARQSTEHTPEAFEAEQPLFILYTSGTTGKPKGILHTSGGYLTQAAYTHHAVFDLKPETDVYWCTADIGWVTGHSYIVYGPLANGATQVMYEGTPDTPHQGRFWEIVQKYGVTILYTAPTAIRTFMKWGDDIPAKFDLSSLRVLGSVGEPINPEAWMWYRKHIGADKCPIVDTWWQTETGAMMISPLPGVTETKPGSAQRALPGVSATVVDDEAREVPDGGGGYLVLTEPWPSMLRTIWRDDQRFLDTYWSRFEGKYFAGDGAKKDEDGDIWLLGRVDDVMLVSGHNISTTEVESALVSHPAVAEAAVVGAADETTGQAIVAFVILRGTATNSDELVAELRNHVGTTLGPIAKPKRIMPVAELPKTRSGKIMRRLLRDVAENRALGDVTTLTDSSVMDLIQTQLPSASSED from the coding sequence ATGCCCCGGGACACAACGGACACCCTGGGACTGGGAGATGTCGTGAGCAACGAAAGCTTGGCCAATCTGCTTCGTGAGGAGCGGCGGTTCGCACCGCCTGCCGATCTGGCCGCGAACGCCAACGTCACAGCGGAGGCGTACGAGCAGGCCAAGGCGGACCGGCTGGGCTTCTGGGCCGAGCAGGCCCGCCGCCTGACCTGGGCCACCGAGCCGACCGAGACGCTCGACTGGAGCAACCCGCCCTTCGCGAAGTGGTTCGCGGACGGCGAGCTCAACGTGGCGTACAACTGCGTGGACCGTCACGTCGAGGCGGGCAACGGCGACCGGGTCGCCATCCACTTCGAGGGCGAGCCCGGCGACAGCCGTGCCATCACCTACGCGGAACTGAAGGACGAGGTCTCCCGCGCCGCGAACGCGCTGACCGAGCTCGGTGTCGGCAAGGGCGACCGCGTCGCCGTCTACCTCCCGATGATCCCCGAGGCCGCCGTCGCGATGCTGGCCTGCGCCCGCATCGGTGCCGCGCACTCGGTCGTCTTCGGCGGCTTCTCCGCCGACGCCATCGCCGCCCGCATCCAGGACGCGGACGCGAAGGTCGTCATCACCTCCGACGGCGGCTACCGCCGCGGCAAGCCCTCCGCGCTCAAGCCCGCGGTCGACGACGCCGTCTCCCGTATCGAGAGCGTCGAGCACGTCCTCGTCGTCCGCCGCACCGGTCAGGACACCGCGTGGAACGAGGGACGCGACGTCTGGTGGCACGAGATCACCGCCCGCCAGTCCACCGAGCACACCCCCGAGGCGTTCGAGGCCGAGCAGCCGCTGTTCATCCTGTACACCTCGGGCACCACCGGGAAGCCCAAGGGCATCCTGCACACCTCCGGCGGCTACCTCACACAGGCCGCGTACACCCACCACGCCGTCTTCGACCTCAAGCCCGAGACCGACGTCTACTGGTGCACCGCCGACATCGGCTGGGTGACCGGCCACTCGTACATCGTCTACGGCCCGCTGGCCAACGGCGCGACGCAGGTCATGTACGAGGGCACGCCCGACACCCCGCACCAGGGGCGCTTCTGGGAGATCGTCCAGAAGTACGGCGTCACGATCCTCTACACCGCGCCGACCGCGATCCGCACGTTCATGAAGTGGGGAGACGACATCCCCGCCAAGTTCGACCTGAGCAGCCTCAGGGTCCTGGGTTCGGTCGGTGAGCCGATCAACCCCGAGGCGTGGATGTGGTACCGCAAGCACATCGGCGCCGACAAGTGCCCGATCGTGGACACCTGGTGGCAGACGGAGACGGGCGCGATGATGATCTCGCCGCTGCCCGGGGTCACGGAGACCAAGCCGGGAAGCGCCCAGCGCGCCCTGCCGGGCGTCAGTGCCACCGTCGTCGACGACGAGGCGCGTGAGGTCCCGGACGGCGGAGGCGGCTACCTCGTCCTCACCGAGCCGTGGCCCTCCATGCTGCGCACCATCTGGCGTGACGACCAGCGCTTCCTCGACACCTACTGGTCGCGCTTCGAGGGCAAGTACTTCGCGGGCGACGGCGCCAAGAAGGACGAGGACGGCGACATCTGGCTCCTGGGCCGGGTCGACGACGTCATGCTCGTGTCCGGGCACAACATCTCGACCACCGAGGTCGAGTCCGCGCTCGTGTCGCACCCGGCAGTCGCCGAGGCCGCCGTCGTCGGCGCCGCCGACGAGACGACCGGTCAGGCCATCGTCGCGTTCGTGATCCTGCGGGGTACCGCGACCAACTCCGACGAACTGGTCGCGGAGCTGCGCAACCATGTCGGCACCACGCTCGGCCCGATCGCCAAGCCCAAGCGGATCATGCCGGTCGCCGAACTGCCCAAGACCCGCTCCGGCAAGATCATGCGCCGCCTCCTCCGCGACGTCGCCGAGAACCGCGCCCTGGGAGACGTCACCACACTGACCGACTCCTCGGTCATGGACCTCATCCAGACCCAGCTTCCGTCCGCCTCGTCCGAGGACTGA
- a CDS encoding HAD family hydrolase: MLCLVENRFLPRTAAFFDLDKTVIAKSSTLTFSKSFYQGGLINRRAVLRTAYAQFVFLAGGADHDQMERMREYLSSLCKGWNVQQVKEIVAETLHDLIDPIIYDEAATLIEEHHTAGRDVVIVSTSGAEVVEPIGELLGADRVVATRMVVGDDGCFTGEVEYYAYGPTKAEAIRALAVSEGYDLARCYAYSDSATDVPMLESVGHPHAVNPDRALRREATLREWPILVFDRPVRLKQRLPTLSMPPRPALMAAAAVGAAAITAGIVWYTARRRATTTPPLPV, encoded by the coding sequence ATGCTCTGCCTTGTGGAAAACCGCTTCTTGCCGCGCACAGCCGCCTTCTTCGACCTGGACAAGACGGTCATTGCGAAGTCATCGACACTGACCTTCAGCAAGTCCTTCTACCAAGGCGGACTGATCAACCGCCGCGCTGTACTGCGCACTGCGTACGCACAGTTCGTGTTCCTCGCCGGGGGCGCAGATCACGACCAGATGGAGCGGATGCGTGAATATCTCTCATCGCTCTGCAAGGGCTGGAACGTGCAGCAGGTGAAGGAAATTGTCGCCGAGACCCTGCACGACCTGATCGACCCGATCATCTACGACGAAGCGGCGACCCTCATCGAGGAACATCACACCGCCGGACGCGATGTGGTCATCGTGTCGACCTCCGGGGCCGAAGTGGTGGAACCGATCGGTGAGCTGCTGGGCGCCGACCGCGTCGTCGCCACCCGCATGGTCGTCGGCGACGACGGATGCTTCACCGGCGAGGTGGAGTACTACGCGTACGGACCGACGAAGGCCGAGGCCATCAGGGCTCTCGCCGTGTCCGAGGGCTACGACCTCGCCCGTTGCTACGCATACAGCGACTCAGCCACCGACGTACCCATGCTGGAATCCGTCGGCCACCCGCACGCCGTCAATCCGGACCGCGCACTGCGGCGCGAGGCGACCCTGAGGGAATGGCCGATTCTCGTCTTCGACCGCCCGGTCCGACTCAAGCAACGCCTGCCCACACTCTCGATGCCGCCACGGCCGGCACTGATGGCTGCTGCGGCGGTGGGCGCAGCAGCCATCACGGCCGGGATCGTCTGGTACACCGCCCGGCGTCGTGCCACCACAACGCCACCCTTGCCCGTTTGA
- a CDS encoding oxidoreductase, with protein MSTTSSDPLAALGALPGVTDAVDSVRKAVDRVYGHRVMRRRSNEVTAEAALRGARGSAALSGADWNLEEVRRRADFSADSEAHVIGAALRLTAEAGQLLSIWRQSPLRVLARLHLVAAGGAAPEDAVGRPRLADEPVDEPLIEAPLPSAGEVAGRLEGLSGLILSGSAAPALVTAAVVHGELLALRPFGSYNGLVARTAERIVLIGSGLDPKSICPAEVGHAEQGRAAYVAAFEGYLAGTPEGMAAWIAHCGRSVELGVRESTAVCEALQRGAA; from the coding sequence ATGAGTACGACTTCCTCGGACCCGCTCGCCGCTCTGGGCGCCCTGCCAGGGGTGACCGATGCGGTGGACTCTGTACGCAAGGCCGTCGACCGGGTCTATGGGCACCGTGTCATGCGGCGTCGCAGCAACGAGGTCACCGCCGAGGCAGCCCTGCGTGGCGCCCGGGGTTCGGCTGCGCTCTCGGGCGCCGACTGGAACCTTGAGGAGGTGCGCCGCCGCGCCGACTTCAGTGCTGACAGCGAGGCGCACGTGATCGGTGCGGCCCTGCGTCTGACGGCCGAAGCGGGCCAACTCCTTTCCATCTGGCGGCAGTCGCCTCTGCGAGTTCTTGCGCGACTTCATCTGGTGGCGGCAGGTGGCGCGGCGCCCGAGGACGCGGTCGGGCGGCCCCGGCTGGCGGACGAACCGGTGGATGAGCCTCTGATCGAGGCGCCCCTGCCGAGCGCCGGCGAGGTCGCGGGGCGGCTCGAAGGGCTCAGCGGACTCATTCTTTCGGGGAGTGCGGCGCCCGCTCTGGTGACGGCCGCTGTCGTGCACGGCGAACTGTTGGCGCTGCGCCCCTTCGGCTCGTACAACGGCCTGGTCGCGCGGACTGCCGAGCGGATCGTGCTGATCGGGAGCGGGCTCGACCCGAAGTCGATCTGCCCGGCCGAGGTCGGTCACGCAGAGCAGGGGCGGGCCGCTTACGTCGCCGCGTTCGAGGGATACCTGGCGGGTACGCCGGAAGGTATGGCCGCCTGGATCGCGCACTGCGGGCGGTCCGTGGAACTGGGTGTCCGGGAATCGACCGCCGTGTGCGAGGCGCTTCAGCGGGGAGCCGCGTAA